A stretch of Paracoccus sp. MA DNA encodes these proteins:
- a CDS encoding ATP-binding protein, giving the protein MLIERRITATVKSLLDDSPAVALLGPRQVGKTTLAQELGEERPSLYLDLESSADRARLSDPELYLLAHEDKLVILDEVQRMPDLFQNLRGLIDRGRRKGLRAGRFLLLGSASIDLLRQSGETLAGRIAYAELAPLDALEVPAADLDRLWLRGGFPDSFLARDDQASLRWRRDFIRTYLERDIPALGPRIAAETLRRFWTMLAHRQSGLSNAAELARALGVDAKTVASYLDLLVDLMLVRRLEPWHANIGKRLVKSPRIYVRDTGILHALLGLTTLDDVLGHPVAGASWEGLVIESAHALMPEGTQAQFYRSGAGAEVDLVLTLPGGAVWAVEIKRNLAPKVERGFHSACEDLQPARRIVVYPGDEAFPLPNGIEIMPLHQFGQDLLALHP; this is encoded by the coding sequence ATGTTGATCGAGCGCCGTATCACCGCAACCGTAAAGTCCCTGCTGGACGACAGCCCCGCCGTTGCCTTGCTGGGGCCGCGCCAGGTGGGCAAGACCACGCTGGCGCAGGAGCTGGGGGAAGAGCGGCCATCGCTCTATCTCGATCTCGAATCCAGCGCCGACCGGGCCAGACTCTCGGACCCCGAACTCTACCTTTTGGCGCATGAGGACAAGCTGGTCATCCTCGACGAGGTCCAGCGCATGCCGGACCTGTTCCAGAACCTGCGCGGCCTGATCGACCGGGGGCGGCGCAAGGGGCTGCGGGCGGGGCGCTTCCTGCTGCTCGGCTCGGCCTCCATCGACCTGCTGCGGCAGTCGGGCGAGACGCTGGCGGGGCGGATCGCCTATGCCGAACTCGCCCCCCTCGATGCGCTGGAGGTTCCTGCCGCCGACCTGGACCGGCTCTGGCTGCGCGGCGGCTTTCCCGACAGCTTCCTCGCCCGCGACGATCAGGCCAGCCTGCGCTGGCGGCGCGACTTCATCCGCACCTATCTGGAGCGCGACATTCCCGCGCTCGGCCCCCGCATCGCCGCCGAGACGCTGCGTCGCTTCTGGACCATGCTGGCGCACCGGCAATCCGGCCTGTCGAACGCCGCCGAGCTGGCCCGCGCGCTCGGGGTCGATGCCAAGACCGTCGCCTCCTATCTCGACCTGCTGGTCGATCTGATGCTGGTGCGCCGGTTGGAGCCCTGGCACGCGAATATCGGCAAGCGGCTGGTGAAATCCCCCCGCATCTATGTGCGCGACACCGGCATCCTGCACGCCCTGCTGGGACTGACGACGCTGGACGACGTTCTCGGCCACCCCGTTGCGGGGGCGAGCTGGGAAGGTCTGGTCATCGAGTCAGCCCATGCCCTGATGCCGGAGGGAACGCAGGCGCAGTTCTACCGCAGCGGCGCGGGGGCCGAGGTCGATCTGGTGCTGACCCTGCCGGGCGGCGCGGTCTGGGCCGTCGAGATCAAGCGCAATCTGGCGCCGAAGGTCGAGCGCGGCTTTCACTCGGCCTGCGAAGACCTGCAACCCGCGCGGCGGATCGTGGTCTATCCGGGGGACGAGGCTTTCCCGCTGCCGAACGGCATTGAGATCATGCCGCTGCATCAGTTCGGGCAGGATCTGCTGGCGCTTCATCCGTAA
- a CDS encoding type II toxin-antitoxin system RelE/ParE family toxin, protein MKALAFTVAATVDLEAIWDYTEGEWGLAQARRYVQELRDTCHALASGQGRGRPVDVRPGYLKCLSGSHVIFFRDLGDTLEIVRILHGAQDVERHL, encoded by the coding sequence ATGAAGGCGCTGGCCTTCACCGTCGCGGCAACGGTCGATCTGGAGGCAATCTGGGACTATACGGAGGGCGAATGGGGCCTCGCGCAAGCCCGGCGCTATGTGCAGGAACTGCGCGACACCTGCCACGCGCTGGCATCGGGGCAAGGGCGCGGCAGGCCGGTTGACGTTCGGCCTGGCTATCTGAAATGCCTGAGCGGATCGCATGTCATCTTCTTCCGGGATCTGGGCGACACGCTGGAAATCGTCCGCATCCTGCACGGTGCACAGGACGTCGAGCGGCATTTGTGA
- a CDS encoding type II toxin-antitoxin system ParD family antitoxin: protein MSRNTSVSLGDHFVSFIDAQVKGGRYGSASDVVRAGLRLLEEHEAKVKALQDALIAGEESGRAEGFDLDRFIARKMAGRNA from the coding sequence ATGTCCCGCAACACATCGGTTTCGCTCGGCGATCACTTCGTCAGCTTCATCGACGCGCAGGTGAAGGGCGGCCGCTATGGCTCGGCCAGCGACGTGGTGCGGGCAGGGCTGCGGCTCCTGGAGGAGCACGAGGCCAAGGTAAAGGCCCTTCAGGACGCCCTGATCGCCGGAGAGGAATCCGGCCGGGCGGAGGGCTTCGACCTCGACCGGTTCATTGCCCGCAAGATGGCCGGTCGCAACGCATGA